The following proteins are encoded in a genomic region of Oxobacter pfennigii:
- a CDS encoding HD-GYP domain-containing protein, whose translation MKISKRKISVSECKEQDIIAENIVNKNGIMMVAENTVVNEKIKRKLIELQVADVIVIRENESWEETARNSDPLLEADFSKFKEKYVKRTRNVKKILDNLAEGYTVTGETINYIVESFYEDIMKNRRIIEYICRMENMDQQTYSHSINVSIYSMMIGKWMGLPGIQIRDLMKAGMLHDIGKLKISKELLEKTSSLSPEDLEEFKKHPVYGYEIAKNIPDLHTHITQAILMHHEREDGSGYPIGLKGDKINTFSKIISMADLYDNMIFEGNNTMNTPFDVIRKIERMGFGYFDIKVSMAFLSNISNCYIGAKVRLSNGDIGEISGIIPTNISNPIVKVGDKSISTADGKISIVEILGKEVSLAQ comes from the coding sequence ATGAAGATAAGCAAACGGAAAATTTCTGTATCGGAGTGCAAAGAACAGGATATTATTGCAGAAAATATTGTAAATAAAAATGGCATAATGATGGTAGCAGAAAATACTGTGGTAAATGAAAAGATTAAAAGAAAATTGATAGAACTTCAAGTAGCTGATGTAATTGTTATTAGGGAAAATGAATCCTGGGAAGAAACAGCCCGTAATTCAGATCCGCTGCTTGAGGCCGATTTCAGCAAGTTTAAGGAAAAGTATGTTAAACGAACTAGGAACGTTAAGAAAATATTGGACAATCTGGCTGAAGGATACACTGTAACAGGTGAGACTATAAATTACATAGTAGAATCGTTTTATGAAGATATAATGAAGAACAGACGGATTATTGAATATATATGCCGTATGGAAAACATGGATCAGCAAACATATTCGCATAGTATCAATGTTTCCATATATTCAATGATGATAGGTAAGTGGATGGGACTTCCAGGGATACAAATCCGGGACTTAATGAAAGCTGGCATGCTTCATGATATAGGCAAATTGAAAATTAGTAAAGAATTACTTGAAAAGACATCATCATTAAGCCCAGAAGATTTAGAGGAATTTAAAAAGCATCCTGTCTATGGATACGAGATTGCTAAAAATATTCCTGACCTGCACACGCATATAACACAGGCAATTCTTATGCATCATGAGAGAGAGGATGGAAGCGGATATCCCATTGGCCTAAAGGGAGATAAGATCAATACATTTTCCAAAATTATTTCAATGGCCGATTTATATGATAATATGATATTTGAAGGGAATAATACTATGAATACACCCTTCGATGTCATAAGAAAGATAGAAAGAATGGGTTTTGGCTATTTTGATATTAAGGTGAGTATGGCCTTTTTATCAAATATATCAAACTGTTACATTGGCGCCAAAGTAAGATTAAGCAATGGAGATATAGGAGAGATTAGTGGTATCATTCCGACTAATATTTCTAATCCCATTGTAAAAGTAGGAGACAAGTCGATTAGTACTGCAGATGGGAAGATAAGCATTGTTGAGATTTTAGGCAAGGAAGTAAGCTTGGCACAATAA
- a CDS encoding DEAD/DEAH box helicase, translating into MTRTFYELGLDTFLTKALEMESIQNPTAIQEKVIPAALENKDIIGQSETGTGKTLAYLLPLFKKINTGIREIQALIVAPTHELAIQIQRQIENLAGNSGISVTSAPIIGNVNIKRQVEKLKEKPHIIVGSPGRILELIKMKKISAHTIKTIVIDEADRLLDDNNITNIKAIIKSTLKERQLMMFSATMPKRTIDAAAELMKDPEVIKIEDKEKINSGITHMYFIAEQREKIEVLRKLVHSINPDKALVFVNKSDEIEIITSKLQYHGIKAESIHGTSVKLDRKKALDDFRAGRINLLVASDIAARGLDIRGVTHIFNLDLPEEPKAYLHRAGRTGRAGEKGTSISIITEREKKYIDEYQKKFSLTVEPKVIYKGRIFDSRRRAKRISKK; encoded by the coding sequence ATGACGAGAACATTTTATGAATTAGGCCTGGACACATTCTTAACAAAAGCCCTCGAGATGGAGAGCATTCAAAATCCAACTGCTATACAGGAAAAGGTTATACCTGCCGCTCTTGAAAATAAGGACATAATTGGACAGTCTGAGACAGGAACGGGAAAAACTCTTGCTTATCTTCTGCCTCTATTTAAAAAAATCAATACAGGCATAAGGGAAATTCAGGCCTTGATAGTAGCACCTACCCATGAACTTGCAATACAGATACAAAGGCAGATAGAAAACCTGGCTGGAAATTCCGGCATATCCGTTACATCTGCGCCCATAATAGGCAATGTAAATATAAAAAGGCAGGTAGAAAAGCTTAAAGAAAAGCCCCATATAATAGTAGGTTCTCCAGGCAGGATACTGGAGCTTATAAAGATGAAGAAAATATCTGCTCATACCATAAAAACCATAGTAATCGATGAAGCAGACAGGCTGCTGGATGATAATAATATTACCAATATAAAAGCAATCATTAAAAGCACATTGAAAGAGCGGCAGCTAATGATGTTTTCTGCAACCATGCCTAAAAGGACGATAGATGCCGCTGCTGAATTGATGAAGGATCCTGAGGTTATAAAAATCGAAGATAAGGAAAAAATTAATTCCGGCATAACCCATATGTATTTTATTGCAGAGCAAAGAGAAAAAATTGAGGTCTTAAGAAAACTGGTGCACAGTATAAATCCGGATAAGGCATTGGTATTTGTAAACAAGAGCGATGAAATTGAGATTATAACATCTAAATTGCAATACCACGGTATTAAGGCAGAAAGTATACATGGCACGTCTGTAAAGCTTGATCGGAAAAAGGCCCTGGATGATTTCAGAGCCGGCAGAATAAATCTGCTTGTAGCATCAGATATTGCAGCAAGGGGACTTGATATAAGAGGTGTTACCCATATATTCAATCTTGATCTTCCGGAAGAACCAAAGGCCTATCTTCACAGGGCAGGAAGGACGGGCAGGGCAGGAGAAAAAGGTACCAGTATATCAATAATCACCGAAAGGGAGAAAAAGTACATAGATGAATATCAAAAAAAATTTAGCCTGACTGTTGAACCAAAGGTTATTTATAAAGGCAGAATATTCGATAGCAGAAGGAGGGCAAAAAGGATTTCAAAAAAGTAA